One Aneurinibacillus migulanus genomic region harbors:
- a CDS encoding c-type cytochrome, with protein sequence MDEERREKKEATYEEPLEEVAGIRMANAKVPRFLIITYIVLAAWAIGYSVWAQPVNERTKDTTGNKPVNGETIVQQHCLGCHNLSKERLVGPGLQGVGQRLPGDKLTDVLLNGRGAMPSLPNQGLDNEQIKAVEKYLRTL encoded by the coding sequence ATGGATGAAGAACGCCGCGAGAAGAAGGAAGCAACGTATGAAGAACCTCTTGAAGAAGTTGCGGGGATACGGATGGCAAATGCCAAGGTGCCGCGCTTTCTCATCATTACGTACATCGTGCTGGCTGCCTGGGCGATCGGCTACTCGGTTTGGGCCCAACCGGTAAATGAACGCACAAAAGATACGACAGGCAATAAACCCGTAAATGGAGAAACCATTGTTCAGCAGCATTGCCTCGGATGTCATAATCTGAGTAAGGAAAGACTGGTCGGCCCGGGACTTCAAGGAGTCGGACAACGCCTTCCAGGCGATAAGCTGACCGATGTGCTATTGAATGGCCGGGGCGCTATGCCCTCCCTTCCGAATCAAGGGCTTGACAATGAACAGATTAAAGCTGTAGAAAAATACTTGCGCACCTTGTAA
- a CDS encoding DUF1269 domain-containing protein produces the protein MNPHIVAVFSLPEEAERAFHALQEYVKKEEISFLRKTDTPDTFTGDASADPVVDGMAIGSVVGGAAGLAFGMGTLLIPGIGPIIAAGPLLSLLAGATSGGIIGGFADLGINRYTSEHISQHLTDGQVVLVVGVSKPELRGPITHLLEKHGAVDIHEEPVIEN, from the coding sequence ATGAACCCTCACATTGTAGCTGTATTTAGCCTTCCTGAAGAAGCTGAACGTGCATTTCATGCCTTACAGGAATACGTTAAAAAAGAAGAAATTTCTTTCTTACGCAAAACAGATACCCCTGACACATTTACAGGCGACGCCAGCGCTGATCCGGTCGTTGATGGCATGGCTATTGGCTCCGTTGTCGGTGGCGCTGCAGGGCTCGCTTTTGGCATGGGAACCCTACTCATTCCCGGTATCGGTCCCATCATCGCCGCTGGTCCTCTCCTCTCCCTGCTGGCTGGCGCTACATCCGGTGGTATCATAGGCGGATTTGCCGATCTCGGCATAAACCGGTATACGTCGGAGCATATTAGTCAACACCTTACAGATGGACAAGTTGTGCTTGTCGTCGGAGTCAGCAAACCCGAACTTCGCGGACCGATTACCCATCTGCTGGAAAAGCACGGGGCTGTCGATATTCACGAGGAACCGGTTATAGAAAATTAA
- the putP gene encoding sodium/proline symporter PutP: MQLLISITVYMLGMLLIGYYAYKRTSNLTDYMLGGRTLGPAVTALSAGASDMSGWLMLGLPGAMFSQGLSASWIAIGLTLGAYANWLYVAPRLRSYTEVANAITIPEFLEKRFDDGAKILRIVSGLVIMVFFTFYVSSGLVSGAVLFENSFGISYHVGLWIVAGVVVAYTLFGGFLAVSWTDFVQGLIMVIALIMVPAVTIFNTGGIGESFTTIREIDPKLMDMFQGTTLLGIISLFAWGLGYFGQPHIIVRFMAISSVKEIKKARRIGMGWMIFSVGGAMFTGFVGIAYFANNGLKLADPETVFMELGHILFHPLITGFLLAAILAAVMSTISSQLLVTSSSLTEDIYKTFFRRSATDKELVLIGRLSVLVVALIALVLAFSKNSTILSLVGYAWAGFGASFGPVILLSLYWKRMNKWGALAGMIAGSATVIIWTRFPELSKMLYEMVPGFAASLLAIVVVSMMTAKPSTKLEEQFEQGTRSA; encoded by the coding sequence ATGCAGTTACTGATTTCCATTACCGTTTATATGCTTGGCATGCTGTTAATTGGTTATTATGCTTACAAGCGTACTTCGAACTTAACGGATTATATGCTTGGCGGCCGTACGCTGGGACCTGCGGTAACCGCGCTTAGCGCAGGTGCTTCTGATATGAGTGGCTGGCTTATGCTCGGTCTTCCGGGTGCCATGTTTTCCCAGGGTCTGAGCGCTTCCTGGATCGCTATCGGCCTTACGCTTGGAGCGTATGCGAACTGGTTATATGTAGCACCTCGGTTACGCTCGTATACAGAGGTAGCCAATGCGATTACGATACCAGAATTTTTGGAGAAACGCTTTGATGACGGGGCGAAAATTCTACGTATTGTATCCGGTTTAGTTATTATGGTCTTCTTTACATTTTATGTTTCTTCCGGGCTTGTTTCCGGTGCCGTACTGTTCGAGAATTCATTTGGCATCAGTTACCATGTCGGCTTGTGGATTGTTGCAGGTGTCGTCGTAGCGTATACGCTGTTCGGTGGTTTTCTTGCGGTAAGCTGGACCGATTTCGTACAAGGACTTATTATGGTTATCGCATTAATTATGGTTCCGGCTGTTACCATCTTCAATACAGGAGGGATCGGTGAATCATTCACGACCATTCGTGAAATTGATCCGAAACTGATGGATATGTTTCAGGGGACGACGCTGCTAGGCATTATTTCTTTATTCGCATGGGGACTAGGTTATTTCGGTCAGCCTCATATTATCGTTCGCTTTATGGCTATTTCGTCAGTAAAGGAAATAAAGAAAGCTCGCCGTATCGGAATGGGCTGGATGATTTTCTCGGTTGGTGGGGCAATGTTTACCGGCTTTGTTGGAATCGCTTACTTTGCAAATAATGGGTTGAAATTGGCTGACCCAGAAACAGTGTTTATGGAATTAGGGCATATTCTGTTCCACCCATTAATTACGGGCTTCTTGTTGGCAGCCATCCTGGCAGCTGTAATGAGCACGATTTCTTCACAGTTACTCGTTACTTCGAGCTCACTGACGGAAGATATATACAAAACATTCTTCCGCCGTTCAGCTACTGATAAAGAGCTTGTGCTTATTGGACGTCTCTCAGTACTTGTCGTTGCTTTGATTGCACTCGTGCTCGCATTCAGTAAAAACAGTACAATTCTTTCGCTTGTTGGATATGCATGGGCAGGATTCGGTGCATCATTCGGTCCGGTAATTCTTCTGAGCTTGTACTGGAAACGGATGAATAAGTGGGGCGCATTAGCTGGGATGATTGCTGGTTCAGCCACCGTTATTATTTGGACCCGTTTTCCTGAGCTATCAAAGATGTTATATGAAATGGTACCTGGTTTTGCGGCAAGTCTTCTGGCTATCGTAGTTGTAAGTATGATGACGGCCAAGCCGTCCACGAAGCTGGAAGAGCAGTTTGAACAAGGCACCCGTTCAGCATAA
- a CDS encoding cbb3-type cytochrome c oxidase subunit II: protein MSGQSKERFMKPFIIGASLLFFIGVTATVVLPFYDEVMQRENANAKIKNYAIDSPEYRGRQVYIREGCHVCHTQFVRPVKADSSLGPVSVPEDYRHDYPHMLGTVRTGSDLTWVGTRWNEQWHRVHLNNPRQVFPGSTMPRYDYLSDQDTEDLIAYLMSLKPAPSTEGR from the coding sequence ATGAGCGGACAAAGCAAAGAAAGATTTATGAAACCTTTTATCATCGGCGCGTCCCTACTCTTCTTCATCGGGGTCACCGCCACCGTGGTGCTCCCTTTCTACGACGAAGTCATGCAGCGGGAGAACGCAAACGCCAAGATAAAAAACTATGCGATCGATTCTCCTGAATACCGCGGACGCCAGGTTTACATCCGGGAAGGCTGCCATGTATGCCACACGCAATTCGTACGCCCGGTAAAAGCCGATTCCTCCTTGGGTCCGGTCTCCGTACCAGAAGATTATCGTCATGATTATCCGCATATGTTAGGAACCGTGCGCACTGGCTCTGATTTAACCTGGGTGGGTACCCGCTGGAATGAACAATGGCACCGCGTGCACTTGAACAATCCACGCCAAGTGTTTCCAGGTAGTACCATGCCAAGATACGACTATTTATCCGACCAGGACACCGAAGATTTAATCGCTTATTTGATGAGCTTAAAACCGGCACCTTCTACTGAAGGACGCTAG
- a CDS encoding AMP-binding protein: MSTTSCPWLASYPVEVSHKLSYPDIPLYELLLQTAQAHPDTPAIFFMGKEMTYAQLLEDCYRFANALQQLGVTKGDRIAIMLPNIPQSVIAYYGALLVGAIVVQTNPLYTERELLHQMSDSGAKVIVCLDLLYPRVKRIKQDTMLQHLIVTGIKDYLPLAKKLFYPFVQWKQRQRVQVKEGEDAGVYAFTSLLARSISAPVRTPADVRHDVALIQYTGGTTGKAKGAMLTHANLIANVIQCGAWFYKARQGEERILAAIPFFHVYGMTVAMNFGIYMGAKLILVPRFDVSMMLKLIDNQKPTVFPGAPTMYIGLLSHPELSKYNISSIEACLSGSAPLPVEVQQKFEAITNGKLVEGYGLTECSPVTHANPIWGRRVNGSIGLPWPDTECRVVDIETGEDVLPGSVGELCVRGPQVMKGYWNCEEETHASLQDGWFFTGDIGSMDENGYFYIVDRKKDMIIASGFNIYPREIEEVLYEHPAVKEAVVIGVPDEYRGETVKAYIVMRKDEEVTNEELDKYCRQKLASFKVPHLYEFRDELPKTAVGKILRRTLIEEERNKLQTK; the protein is encoded by the coding sequence ATGTCGACAACGTCTTGTCCATGGCTGGCGAGTTATCCAGTGGAAGTGTCCCATAAGCTTTCTTATCCTGATATTCCGCTCTATGAACTACTTCTTCAGACAGCACAAGCACATCCTGACACTCCTGCTATATTCTTCATGGGAAAGGAAATGACATATGCGCAACTGCTGGAGGATTGTTACCGATTCGCCAATGCCTTGCAGCAGCTTGGGGTAACAAAGGGTGATCGGATTGCTATTATGCTGCCGAATATTCCGCAGAGCGTAATTGCTTATTATGGAGCTTTGCTTGTAGGGGCGATTGTCGTACAGACCAATCCATTGTATACAGAACGTGAATTGTTGCACCAGATGTCAGATTCCGGAGCGAAGGTGATTGTCTGTCTCGATTTACTGTATCCCCGGGTGAAGCGTATTAAGCAAGATACCATGCTTCAACATCTTATTGTGACAGGGATTAAGGATTATTTGCCGCTGGCAAAAAAATTATTTTACCCGTTTGTGCAATGGAAGCAGAGACAGCGTGTACAAGTAAAGGAAGGTGAGGATGCTGGTGTATATGCGTTTACTTCCTTGCTTGCACGTAGCATCTCGGCTCCAGTACGGACTCCGGCTGATGTTAGACATGACGTTGCTCTTATTCAATATACAGGAGGAACGACAGGAAAAGCGAAGGGAGCCATGCTGACGCACGCTAATCTTATCGCCAATGTCATCCAGTGTGGAGCCTGGTTTTATAAGGCAAGACAGGGAGAAGAACGGATATTGGCAGCTATTCCTTTTTTTCACGTATATGGTATGACGGTCGCCATGAATTTCGGCATTTACATGGGGGCCAAGTTAATTCTTGTGCCTCGTTTTGATGTAAGTATGATGCTGAAGCTTATCGATAACCAGAAACCGACTGTTTTTCCTGGTGCTCCAACTATGTATATCGGATTGTTGAGTCATCCTGAGCTCTCGAAATATAATATCTCTTCTATTGAAGCCTGTCTGAGCGGTTCTGCTCCGTTACCTGTCGAAGTACAGCAGAAATTTGAAGCCATTACAAACGGAAAGTTGGTGGAAGGATACGGATTAACAGAATGTTCTCCGGTTACGCATGCAAATCCGATTTGGGGACGGCGTGTTAACGGCAGTATCGGGCTTCCATGGCCTGATACCGAATGTAGGGTGGTTGACATTGAAACGGGTGAAGACGTACTGCCGGGCAGTGTAGGTGAATTATGTGTACGTGGGCCTCAGGTAATGAAAGGGTATTGGAACTGTGAAGAAGAGACGCATGCTTCTCTACAGGATGGATGGTTTTTCACCGGCGATATAGGATCAATGGATGAAAATGGTTATTTCTATATCGTTGATCGCAAGAAAGATATGATTATTGCGAGTGGTTTTAATATTTATCCGCGCGAAATCGAAGAGGTATTGTATGAACATCCTGCCGTCAAAGAAGCGGTCGTAATTGGTGTGCCCGATGAATACCGAGGCGAGACGGTGAAAGCTTATATTGTTATGCGTAAGGATGAAGAAGTTACCAACGAGGAACTGGATAAATACTGTCGGCAAAAATTGGCCTCTTTTAAGGTGCCTCACCTATACGAATTTCGGGACGAACTTCCCAAGACGGCGGTCGGCAAGATTCTGCGGCGGACGCTTATCGAGGAAGAGAGGAATAAGTTGCAGACAAAATAA